The stretch of DNA tggggccaccagggccaccaccGTCACCCCGGGGCCACCACCCTCCTGGAGACAGTGAATATGGGGCCACCAAGGCCACCACCAtcaccctggggacactggggccaccaccctcCTGGAGGCAATGAATATGGGGCCACCAAGGCCACCACCATCACCCTGgtgacactggggccaccaccctcCTGGAGACAGTGAATATGGGGCCACCAAGGCCACCACCAtcaccctggggacactggggccaccaccctcCTGGAGACAATGAATATGGGGCCACCAAGGCCACCACCAtcaccctggggacactggggccaccaccctcCTGGAGGCAATGAATATGGGGCCACCAAGGCCACCACCAtcaccctggggacactggggccaccaccctcCTGGAGACAATGAATATGGGGCCACCAAGGCCGCCACCAtcaccctggggacactggggccaccaccctcCTGGAGACAATGAATATGGGGCCACCAAGGCCACCACCAtcaccctggggacactggggccaccaccctcCTGGAGACAGTGAATATGGGGCCACCAAGGCCACCACCAtcaccctggggacactggggccaccaccctcCTGGAGACAATGAATATGGGGCCACCAAGGCCACCACCAtcaccctggggacactggggccaccaccctcCTGGAGACAGGGTAAGCAtggggccaccagggccaccGTCACCCCAGGTACATGGTGAATGTGGGGCCACCGCTGCCaccaccccagggccaccaccacctccctgggGACAGGATGAGCATGGGGCCACCACTGCCACCACCATCACCCTGGGGACAAGGTGAGTGTGAGGCCACCACTGCCaccaccccagggccaccaccaacACCAAGGTGGGGACAAGGTGAGCACGGAGGTCCACCACTACCCCAGGGCCCCCTGAGGCCGCCACCACCACGGGGACAGCTCAGGGGACACACAGCCACCCTGGGGACAGCGGGGGGGGTGGTGACGGCCACCGCGGCGGGGACACTCACCCGAGAGGCGCTTGAAGGGGGGGTCGTGACCGCGCGGCAGCCGCAGCCCGCAGGCCGTGGCCACCAGCTCCGAGAGCACCGCCGCCGTCTGCTCGTCGTTCTCCAGGTCACCGGCcgactggggggggggacacgggggggacatggtgtcaccgggggcccaggcgtccgggggcccccccatggtgtccccaacccccccccttGTCACTCGGGTGTCCAGATGCCACTGCTCCACCTTGCCCCATCCTCCACGCTGCCTTGTACCCATCCATCCCCCCCGCTttggaggggcccaggcgtccggggtgcccctgccctgggggcccaggcgtccggggacccccaccccaggggcccaggcgtccgggcgccctcACCGCCAGCACGGCCCCGTCGCTGATCACCAGGTAGCCCAACTGGTCCGGGATCCGCTCCAGCCCCTGGGTCAGCGCCGTGGTCTgggggagagacggggggggtCCGTCACCCCCAAATCGCAGGGTTGCCCCCCCCCATCCCGCAGCGCCCCAGTTCCCCCCCACACTGTTGTcctctcccagttcctcccagctGCCCCCCACCGTGACCGCCCGGCCCTCCCCAGTTCcatccctcccagtgcccccccgaCCCAGTCTCTCCCAGTGTCCTCCCTGTTCCTGCTatgccccccccagggccccagttcccccagtgccccccatcccagtgctcccagtcccccaaAGGGCCCCCCAGGGTCCCAGTGCCCCcattccagtgctcccagtcccccaaAGGGCCCCCCATGGTCCCAGTCCCCCcaatcccagtgctcccagtctccCAAAGAGCCCCCCAGGGTCCCAGTGCTCCCCATTCCAGTATCTCCCATCCCAGTCcccccatcccagtgctcccagtcccccccattCCAGTGCTACCAGTCCCTCAAAAGGGCCCCCCCCAACGTCCCAGTGTCtcccatcccagtgctcccagtcccccacAGGGCCTCCCCAGGGTCCCAGTGCCcccgtcccagtgctcccagtcccccaaAGGGCCTCCCCAGGGTCCCAGTGCCcccgtcccagtgctcccagtcccccacAGGGCCTCCCAGGGTCCCAGTGcccccatcccagtgctcccagtcccccacAGGGCCCCCTCCGGGTCCtagcgccccccggccccgcactcACCAtggccccgctcctgccccgcTCCCGGTCAGCTGACCGCCCCGACTCGCCCCGCCCCCTGCGCCCCGCCGCACGCCATTGGCCCGTGCCGCGGCTCGgggcccgccccccgccggccaGGCATCCAGTGAGAGCCGGGCTGGGGGAGCACGTGATGGGGGAAGCCGCGGAGGGCGGGGCGAGAGCGCTTCCGCCTCGGAATGCTGAATATTCATGAGCTCGTTTGCATAGAGGGACCgcccctgccccgggggctcATGGGAGTCCTACCAAGGGGGatccccccctgccccagggcatcatgggaGTCTTGTCAGGGGACTCCCCCTCACACCAGGGCATCATGGGAGTCCCACCAAGGGGATCATGGGAGTCCTGCCAAGGGGGAACCAGCACCAGCCACTGTCCCCATCTTTGCATGGTCCCGGCAGTGGCAGTGACACTGGGACTAGCGCTGGCACCAGGACAGGCACTGGTCACTGTCCCCCTTCTTGTCATGGCCCTGGCAATGACAATGACACTGGGACGGTCCCCAGCCGCCACTGCGCTCGCCGGCGATGAACCGGGTGGAGAGGAAGAGGCCAAGGGGCCCCACGGGGTGGGAGACATGGGGGTGGCATATACGACGGGGACATGGGACGGCCTCAAAGCCGCGGGGacgggcccaggcatccgggtcccCACGTCACACGGACAGTTATCGCCCGGCCCTACCCTCCCCAACCCCCAAGGAGAGGCCTGCACCGGGGTCTGCTCAACAGCTTTATTTTGTGGCTGGGGATGTCCCCAAGGGTGTCCTGTCCTGTGGGGACATCCCCAAGGGTCTCCTAGTC from Dromaius novaehollandiae isolate bDroNov1 chromosome 32, bDroNov1.hap1, whole genome shotgun sequence encodes:
- the LAMTOR4 gene encoding ragulator complex protein LAMTOR4; its protein translation is MTTALTQGLERIPDQLGYLVISDGAVLASAGDLENDEQTAAVLSELVATACGLRLPRGHDPPFKRLSVVFGEHSLLVTVSGQKLFVVKRQNHVQEPVAV